In one Candidatus Nomurabacteria bacterium genomic region, the following are encoded:
- the obgE gene encoding GTPase ObgE, with product MFVDTATVTIQAGKGGDGVVSFRHEIYVDKGGPDGGDGGKGGDVIFEATTNLNTLLDFRYRPELKAENGSNGSKQKCRGKSGEDFIVKVPMGTLVKRDGKVIADLTEDGQQVVIARGGDGGFGNAHFKSSVRQTPRLAEKGELGDAFEAELELKLLADVGLVGLPNAGKSTFLSVVTNARPEIANYAFTTLTPNLGVATIDKSNLLIADIPGLIEGAAEGKGLGDQFLRHVERTAVLLHLIDAYGNDIANDYKTVRSELTKYSDDLTNRPEVVALTKVDGLDDEMIDMQTEALKEVAPEGTSIIAISSTAHKGLEDLLRLLRQKVEEVRAVVVEEEQPDDELPVISLSTRAASDAWTVTKEDDVYVVRGDKIEKFARRTNFDQFQGVNRLRDIMKKMGINHELIRQGAVGDSVIRIGVDELTLLEQEVDNSL from the coding sequence ATGTTCGTAGATACAGCGACCGTTACAATTCAGGCAGGCAAAGGTGGCGACGGTGTCGTTAGTTTTCGTCATGAGATTTATGTCGACAAGGGCGGTCCGGACGGTGGTGACGGAGGTAAAGGCGGAGATGTCATATTTGAGGCAACCACTAATCTCAATACACTGTTGGATTTTCGCTATCGACCAGAACTTAAGGCTGAAAACGGGAGTAACGGCAGTAAACAAAAATGCCGAGGCAAATCAGGTGAAGATTTTATTGTCAAAGTACCAATGGGTACTCTGGTCAAACGCGACGGAAAGGTGATTGCCGATTTAACAGAAGATGGTCAACAGGTGGTCATTGCCCGCGGGGGCGACGGCGGTTTTGGTAATGCCCACTTTAAGTCCTCTGTCCGTCAGACGCCACGTCTTGCAGAAAAAGGCGAATTGGGCGATGCATTCGAAGCAGAGCTGGAGTTGAAATTGCTTGCAGACGTCGGGCTGGTGGGTCTGCCAAATGCCGGTAAATCGACATTTTTAAGTGTCGTCACTAACGCTCGTCCAGAAATTGCCAACTACGCTTTTACTACTTTGACGCCAAATTTGGGCGTTGCAACTATTGATAAATCGAATCTGTTGATAGCGGATATTCCAGGACTCATAGAGGGTGCAGCCGAAGGTAAAGGCCTGGGCGATCAGTTCCTGCGTCACGTTGAGCGAACGGCTGTACTTTTGCATTTGATCGACGCCTACGGTAACGACATCGCCAATGACTACAAGACTGTTAGAAGTGAATTAACTAAATATTCAGATGATTTGACTAATCGACCGGAAGTTGTTGCACTTACGAAAGTAGACGGTTTAGACGACGAAATGATAGATATGCAAACTGAAGCACTTAAAGAAGTCGCGCCTGAAGGCACCTCGATTATTGCCATATCTTCTACAGCTCACAAGGGACTTGAAGACTTGCTCCGGCTGTTGAGGCAAAAGGTTGAAGAAGTTCGTGCCGTAGTTGTCGAAGAAGAGCAGCCAGACGATGAACTTCCGGTGATATCTCTTAGCACGAGGGCGGCATCAGACGCTTGGACGGTGACTAAAGAAGATGACGTGTACGTTGTGCGTGGTGATAAGATTGAGAAATTCGCGCGTCGCACAAACTTCGATCAGTTCCAGGGTGTTAATCGTCTACGCGATATTATGAAAAAGATGGGTATTAATCACGAACTAATCCGACAAGGTGCTGTTGGCGACAGCGTTATTCGCATAGGGGTGGACGAGCTAACGCTTCTTGAACAAGAAGTTGACAATAGTCTATAA
- the mltG gene encoding endolytic transglycosylase MltG yields the protein MQPNGRRSIDGFQRQRPAQNPESKTTQKRQPEYRPDHELPAPKPTPTLPKYDTLSLPKPSKSHRIRRWILAGVAVLIAALVVIFIMAFAWYRQELTPVSTDTTKRVRVTIPVGASPTAIGQELKKDGIIRNEIAFSIYIKLSGTENKLKAGVYSLQPSLSTPATVDHLVSGKTDTFNVTFLPGDTLANNRKLLLGLGYSTQQVDSALSKTYDSPLFATKPANADLEGYFYGETIQFDYSASVDVILERFFSEFENYVSTNKLVPAFKKQGLTLYQGITLASIVQREVAIKDMPAVARVFLNRLKAGMTLGSDVTYQYAAKKLGVAPSPSLDSPYNTRKYAGLPPGPIATPGNSALLAVAHPANNDYLFFLSGDDGVTYFSKTEEGHQQNVTQHCQKKCLIP from the coding sequence ATGCAGCCTAATGGCAGACGTTCAATTGATGGGTTTCAGCGACAGCGCCCAGCTCAAAACCCTGAGAGTAAAACTACGCAAAAGCGTCAACCGGAATATAGGCCTGACCATGAATTACCTGCGCCTAAGCCGACGCCAACCCTGCCTAAGTACGATACTCTTTCGCTTCCGAAACCGTCCAAATCGCATCGTATACGAAGATGGATACTTGCCGGTGTTGCAGTGCTCATTGCAGCTCTCGTCGTCATTTTCATCATGGCATTTGCGTGGTATAGGCAAGAGCTTACTCCTGTTTCGACAGACACGACAAAGCGTGTTAGAGTGACGATTCCCGTCGGTGCGAGTCCGACCGCTATAGGTCAGGAGCTTAAAAAGGACGGCATTATTAGAAATGAGATTGCGTTTTCCATTTACATTAAACTTTCGGGAACTGAAAACAAGCTAAAAGCAGGTGTATATAGCCTCCAGCCTAGCCTTTCTACGCCGGCGACAGTCGATCACTTGGTTTCTGGCAAGACCGATACATTTAACGTGACGTTTCTACCCGGTGACACATTAGCGAATAATCGAAAACTCCTACTGGGACTGGGGTATAGTACACAGCAAGTCGATTCGGCGCTGAGCAAGACGTACGATAGCCCGCTCTTTGCTACAAAGCCGGCGAACGCTGATCTAGAGGGGTATTTCTACGGTGAGACGATTCAATTTGACTACTCGGCATCAGTAGACGTTATCCTTGAGAGATTCTTTAGTGAGTTCGAAAATTATGTTTCAACCAATAAGCTTGTTCCTGCTTTCAAAAAACAAGGTCTGACGCTTTACCAGGGGATTACACTCGCATCAATCGTACAGCGAGAAGTGGCGATAAAAGACATGCCGGCCGTCGCTAGAGTGTTCCTAAATCGTTTGAAAGCCGGTATGACGCTTGGTTCGGACGTGACGTATCAATACGCCGCCAAAAAACTTGGCGTTGCGCCTAGCCCTAGCCTCGACTCCCCGTACAATACTCGCAAATACGCAGGCTTGCCACCCGGTCCGATTGCTACACCTGGCAATAGCGCCTTGCTTGCCGTGGCTCACCCAGCTAACAACGATTACTTGTTTTTCTTAAGCGGAGACGACGGCGTAACGTACTTTTCTAAAACAGAAGAAGGCCACCAGCAAAACGTGACGCAACACTGTCAAAAAAAGTGCTTAATACCTTAA
- a CDS encoding YdcF family protein, which produces MALVVVNGVSAYLGPDGLSKCKDYPTPAPVDCQTVDAVVAISGGDTRARTAQAIDMYKLGWAPLLVFSGAAADKSGPSNAEAMRTQALAAGVPAGRILLDETSETTKQNADHAINIFEQHHINSVILVTSAYHQRRAGLEFGKRAGMAIKIVNHPVKTDDQWSQWWWLSATGWYLAVSEMVKIIVFFAGGSY; this is translated from the coding sequence ATGGCATTAGTTGTGGTGAACGGCGTTAGTGCCTACTTAGGCCCCGATGGTCTGAGCAAATGTAAAGATTATCCGACACCTGCACCTGTTGATTGTCAGACTGTCGACGCAGTCGTGGCAATTAGCGGTGGCGACACTCGCGCTCGTACGGCGCAGGCAATTGATATGTACAAACTCGGATGGGCGCCACTGTTAGTATTTTCGGGCGCAGCCGCGGACAAGTCGGGCCCGAGCAATGCTGAGGCTATGAGAACTCAAGCGTTGGCGGCGGGTGTTCCAGCAGGTAGAATATTGCTCGACGAAACCAGTGAGACGACCAAGCAAAATGCTGACCATGCCATTAATATATTCGAGCAACATCATATCAATTCGGTGATTTTAGTGACGTCTGCGTATCACCAACGACGAGCCGGTTTGGAGTTTGGTAAGCGAGCGGGTATGGCAATTAAAATAGTAAACCACCCGGTTAAGACTGACGATCAGTGGTCACAATGGTGGTGGCTTTCGGCAACTGGTTGGTATTTGGCTGTTAGTGAAATGGTTAAAATTATTGTGTTCTTTGCTGGGGGCAGCTACTGA
- the mnmA gene encoding tRNA 2-thiouridine(34) synthase MnmA — protein MTKVFVGMSGGVDSSLTAALLVEQGYDVTGVYMKNWTQDLPGLRCPWADDLADAKRVAVHLGIDFEVFDFENEYKHKVVDYMIEEYKIGRTPNPDIMCNQEVKFRLFLDAALERGADMIATGHYASVEDGVLKLAKDSNKDQTYFLYRVTGEALKKTLFPLGEFTKPEVRKMAEERGLTTAAKPDSQGICFVGQIGIRDFLSQYVEQKPGAIVDKQTGEKVGVHDGAIFYTLGQRHGLDVGGGLPYYVVGKDMDKNEVYVSRDLSNESLWRHDIRLDSVHWINNTPADGEYQIRVRHRAPLVTAHLKGDMLYIDEPQRAVATGQSIVIYDDSRCLGGGIVA, from the coding sequence ATGACGAAAGTATTCGTCGGTATGAGCGGTGGCGTTGATAGTAGTCTTACTGCCGCACTTTTGGTCGAGCAGGGCTACGACGTAACTGGTGTTTACATGAAAAACTGGACGCAAGACCTACCGGGGCTTAGGTGTCCGTGGGCTGACGATTTGGCGGACGCTAAGCGAGTCGCGGTGCACTTAGGTATTGATTTTGAAGTGTTTGATTTTGAAAACGAATACAAACACAAGGTTGTCGACTATATGATTGAAGAATATAAAATTGGTCGTACTCCAAACCCAGATATCATGTGCAATCAAGAGGTAAAATTTCGCTTGTTTTTGGATGCAGCGCTGGAACGTGGTGCCGATATGATAGCAACTGGTCATTATGCGAGCGTTGAAGATGGTGTACTCAAGCTTGCTAAAGACAGCAATAAGGATCAGACGTATTTTCTTTATCGAGTCACAGGCGAAGCGCTAAAAAAGACATTGTTTCCTCTTGGTGAATTTACGAAACCAGAAGTTCGTAAGATGGCCGAAGAGCGCGGACTGACAACGGCTGCAAAACCCGATAGTCAGGGAATTTGTTTTGTAGGGCAAATAGGAATTCGCGATTTTTTGAGCCAATACGTAGAGCAAAAACCAGGTGCGATTGTAGATAAGCAAACCGGTGAAAAGGTTGGCGTACATGACGGCGCGATTTTTTACACGCTTGGCCAGCGCCATGGTTTAGACGTCGGCGGCGGTTTGCCGTACTATGTCGTCGGAAAAGACATGGATAAAAATGAAGTCTATGTGTCGCGTGATTTGAGCAATGAATCTTTGTGGCGTCACGACATACGACTTGATAGTGTTCATTGGATTAACAACACGCCGGCAGATGGCGAATACCAAATACGCGTGCGTCATCGTGCGCCGCTAGTCACCGCACACTTAAAGGGCGACATGCTATATATCGATGAACCGCAGCGCGCCGTAGCGACAGGTCAGTCCATTGTCATATATGACGACAGTCGCTGTCTTGGCGGCGGTATCGTCGCGTAG
- a CDS encoding LysM peptidoglycan-binding domain-containing protein, whose translation MKSKILPSGKRRKTSRPKLSVFAAYGGVFVLIITVVTIGYQSPQPSAAGATVANAAVQVQSPVATPESGTPSVDQLVATNVAAGLAEQTNMPVSAYVANMSQSLAAKDELAQTSDSAIVKPQIVQPTVGSRGITTYVVKQGDSLLSIASNFGLTTQTIRWANNMTSDSVAVGKKLVIPPVNGVIYSVRSGDTIAGVAATYSANKNRVVSYNNLELGGLKPGIKIVIPDGTLPVELRPGYVAPVSAPVLAPSTFYSGGNGYAFGNCTWYAYARRTQLGLPVGSNWGNANTWDDYARAAGFLVNSRPTKGAILVDNSGWYGHVAVVESVAANGNIVVSEMNNYAYGGFNIVDRRTITAGQAAAYIYIH comes from the coding sequence ATGAAGAGTAAGATTCTTCCTAGTGGAAAGCGTCGAAAGACAAGCAGACCTAAATTAAGTGTATTTGCAGCCTATGGCGGCGTTTTTGTGCTTATCATTACCGTAGTCACTATTGGCTACCAGTCTCCACAGCCGTCTGCAGCTGGTGCTACCGTTGCGAACGCGGCGGTCCAGGTACAGTCACCGGTCGCTACTCCTGAATCAGGCACGCCATCGGTCGACCAGTTAGTTGCCACTAATGTCGCTGCTGGCCTTGCCGAACAGACAAATATGCCTGTTTCTGCCTATGTCGCCAACATGTCACAGTCTCTTGCTGCCAAGGATGAGCTCGCCCAGACGAGCGACAGCGCCATTGTAAAGCCACAGATAGTCCAGCCAACGGTTGGTAGCCGTGGTATAACCACTTACGTCGTCAAACAGGGCGACAGTCTATTGTCGATTGCTTCTAATTTCGGTTTAACGACTCAAACGATTCGCTGGGCTAACAACATGACAAGCGATTCCGTGGCTGTAGGCAAGAAACTCGTTATTCCACCTGTGAACGGAGTCATTTATAGCGTGCGATCTGGCGATACGATTGCAGGCGTTGCTGCGACTTATAGCGCGAACAAAAATCGAGTTGTTTCATATAATAACCTGGAGCTTGGTGGTTTGAAGCCTGGTATTAAAATCGTAATTCCAGACGGAACTCTCCCTGTTGAACTACGTCCTGGCTATGTGGCGCCTGTGAGCGCGCCAGTGCTAGCACCCTCGACCTTCTATTCGGGTGGTAACGGCTACGCGTTTGGTAACTGTACTTGGTATGCGTATGCGCGACGTACACAACTTGGACTTCCTGTCGGCAGTAACTGGGGTAATGCCAATACTTGGGATGATTACGCTAGAGCGGCAGGCTTCTTGGTCAACTCTCGGCCGACTAAGGGTGCGATTCTTGTCGATAACAGTGGCTGGTATGGTCACGTTGCCGTTGTCGAAAGTGTTGCGGCGAACGGTAACATTGTCGTCAGTGAGATGAACAACTACGCTTACGGCGGGTTCAATATCGTGGATCGCAGGACTATCACAGCCGGTCAGGCAGCAGCTTACATCTATATTCACTAG
- a CDS encoding cysteine desulfurase — MDTMTVYLDHAAATPLDSDVLAAMQPYFAEKFYNPSSPYAPAVAVRREYEAAKATIASIIGARSGELTMTAGATESINLAFGSGSGHVVTTIAEHQAVLAAAKQHDCTLVPVDHNGRVDVNEIIKAIREDTWLVSVGLANSEIGTIQPISKIAEGVARVRNDRLSQGSTTPLYLHCDASQGAGQLDLHVARLGVDMLTLNAAKIYGPKQVGLLYAARSVKLQPQIVGGGQEQGLRSGTENVAGTIGMAVAMRQADKRRHQEVFRLSGLRNELQKKLCDAFPEAAVSGHQKHRLAGHLHISFPGLDAERLVFGLESRDVLVATGSACAANKGTRSHVLTAIGLDDATADGSLRLTLGKDTDQVAIDFAAEAIIAEVNREKARINRV; from the coding sequence ATGGATACGATGACTGTCTATCTTGATCACGCGGCCGCAACGCCACTCGACTCAGATGTACTGGCTGCCATGCAGCCTTATTTTGCTGAAAAGTTTTACAATCCGTCTAGCCCCTACGCGCCAGCCGTTGCCGTACGGCGTGAATACGAGGCTGCCAAAGCGACGATAGCGTCTATCATTGGTGCACGTTCTGGTGAATTGACTATGACAGCCGGCGCGACCGAGTCAATCAATTTGGCGTTTGGCTCTGGTAGCGGCCACGTGGTGACGACTATAGCCGAGCATCAAGCGGTTTTAGCAGCAGCGAAGCAACATGACTGCACGCTAGTTCCCGTCGACCATAACGGACGTGTTGACGTTAACGAAATTATAAAAGCAATCCGAGAGGATACGTGGTTAGTGAGCGTAGGTTTGGCTAATAGCGAAATCGGTACGATTCAGCCCATAAGTAAAATTGCCGAGGGCGTAGCTCGTGTGCGTAACGACAGGCTTTCCCAGGGCAGCACGACTCCGCTGTATTTGCATTGCGACGCGTCACAGGGCGCAGGCCAGCTTGACCTACATGTTGCGCGGCTAGGAGTAGACATGTTGACGCTTAACGCGGCGAAAATTTACGGTCCGAAGCAAGTCGGACTGCTTTATGCGGCACGTTCGGTAAAACTGCAGCCACAGATTGTTGGCGGCGGCCAAGAACAAGGTCTCCGAAGCGGTACCGAAAATGTCGCTGGAACCATTGGTATGGCGGTTGCCATGCGACAGGCCGACAAGCGTCGTCACCAGGAAGTTTTTCGGTTATCTGGACTACGAAATGAACTTCAAAAAAAATTATGCGATGCATTTCCCGAAGCCGCAGTATCTGGTCACCAAAAGCACCGTTTGGCCGGGCACTTGCATATTTCATTTCCAGGACTCGATGCCGAACGATTAGTGTTCGGGCTTGAGTCGCGAGACGTTTTGGTAGCGACGGGTAGTGCTTGCGCTGCTAACAAAGGTACGCGGTCGCATGTATTGACTGCTATCGGGCTGGACGACGCGACAGCGGACGGTAGCCTGCGGCTGACCTTGGGTAAGGACACTGATCAAGTCGCAATTGATTTTGCGGCGGAAGCAATTATAGCCGAGGTTAATCGTGAAAAGGCGAGGATTAACCGTGTTTAA
- the ruvX gene encoding Holliday junction resolvase RuvX, producing the protein MVSLISLDVGTKRIGVAVADTIVPIASPLTTVVVDGTELEVIKNIIKERAVEKVVVGYPRNQSGDPTEQTTVSEAFGNKLQDVVEVVYQDESVTSVAAENLLKTSGKPYGKGDIDALAASIILQDYLEANHAA; encoded by the coding sequence ATGGTTAGCCTCATCTCCCTGGACGTCGGTACCAAACGAATAGGGGTGGCAGTGGCAGACACTATCGTGCCTATTGCGTCACCGCTTACTACGGTCGTTGTTGATGGTACTGAACTTGAAGTTATAAAAAATATTATTAAAGAGAGAGCAGTTGAAAAAGTTGTTGTTGGCTATCCACGCAATCAATCGGGTGATCCTACTGAGCAGACTACAGTCAGCGAGGCGTTTGGCAATAAACTGCAAGACGTCGTTGAGGTTGTGTACCAGGATGAATCCGTCACCAGTGTCGCTGCCGAAAATTTACTAAAGACAAGCGGTAAACCATACGGCAAAGGCGATATAGACGCGCTGGCGGCTTCAATCATCTTGCAAGACTACTTGGAGGCTAACCATGCAGCCTAA
- a CDS encoding alanine--tRNA ligase: MNTETIRNEYLKFFEERGHKVIRRAPLVLHDDPTTLFTGSGMQPIIPYLLGEPHPDGVRVADSQTCLRAQDIDDIGDNRHTTFFEMLGNWSFGDYFKEQQVEWMFEFLDTVVELDMSKLYVTCFIGAPEYGIVKDTEAAQVWKKLFESKGLSSGEADIGSEEDGYRRGIHEGERIFYYDGSKNWWSRNGDPEHTPVGDPCGPDSEMFYDFGTPHNPEYGEFCHPNCDCGRFMEIGNNVFMAYRKVAEGTFEPLEHPNIDHGSGLERIAAAKLNDPDVYKISLMWPIIEKLEKLSGKKYDSHQESMRVIADHLRAATFLAVDGCVPSNKQQGYVMRRLVRRAVRFAFDLGVEQNFMQEVVPVIADLYHNDFPEVAENRENVIAVLIKEEKAFRQTLRKGLQQLQKFAGDGLTGAELFTLYDTYGFPVELSMEEVYKQEIKVSDTWRQEFDAKMEEQRQRSQTAAKGDFKGGLGGHTMQHKKYHTATHLLQSALREIFGTELRQHGSNITEERLRFDFNLDRKMTDEEKTRAEELVNGWIAEDLPVSFKLYPTQEALDMGAIGPFGERYDAQVKVYQMGEGDKVASLEICGGPHVDHTGQLAEGGKKFKITKEEASSAGIRRIKAVLV; this comes from the coding sequence ATGAATACCGAGACAATCCGAAACGAATATTTGAAATTCTTTGAAGAGCGCGGGCACAAAGTAATTCGCCGCGCGCCGTTGGTCCTACATGATGACCCTACGACGCTCTTTACTGGTAGCGGCATGCAGCCGATTATTCCGTATTTGCTGGGCGAGCCACACCCAGACGGCGTGCGCGTTGCAGACAGCCAGACGTGCCTTCGTGCACAAGACATAGATGACATTGGCGACAACCGTCATACGACGTTTTTCGAGATGCTTGGCAACTGGAGCTTTGGCGACTACTTTAAGGAGCAGCAGGTCGAATGGATGTTCGAATTTCTAGACACTGTCGTAGAGCTCGATATGAGCAAGCTGTATGTGACGTGTTTCATCGGCGCGCCAGAGTATGGCATTGTCAAAGATACTGAGGCTGCGCAGGTTTGGAAGAAGTTGTTTGAATCAAAAGGGCTGAGTAGTGGCGAAGCTGACATCGGTAGCGAGGAGGATGGTTACCGACGCGGCATTCACGAAGGTGAACGCATATTTTACTACGACGGCAGCAAGAACTGGTGGAGCCGCAATGGCGATCCAGAGCATACGCCAGTTGGCGATCCGTGCGGTCCAGACAGCGAGATGTTCTACGATTTCGGCACTCCGCACAATCCAGAGTATGGCGAATTTTGTCACCCGAACTGTGACTGTGGCCGTTTTATGGAAATCGGCAACAACGTATTTATGGCGTATCGCAAGGTTGCCGAAGGTACGTTTGAGCCACTCGAACATCCGAACATCGACCACGGCTCAGGTCTTGAGCGAATTGCCGCCGCTAAGCTGAACGACCCAGACGTGTATAAGATCAGCCTCATGTGGCCGATCATCGAGAAGCTCGAAAAACTGAGCGGTAAAAAGTACGATAGTCATCAGGAAAGCATGCGAGTGATTGCTGATCATCTACGTGCCGCGACATTTTTGGCGGTTGACGGCTGCGTACCGAGCAACAAGCAGCAGGGCTATGTGATGCGCCGACTTGTTCGACGTGCTGTACGCTTCGCATTTGATTTGGGCGTCGAGCAAAACTTTATGCAAGAAGTCGTGCCGGTCATTGCAGACTTGTACCACAATGACTTCCCTGAAGTTGCCGAAAATCGCGAAAACGTCATCGCTGTTCTTATCAAGGAAGAGAAAGCATTTCGCCAGACACTTCGCAAAGGATTGCAGCAATTACAAAAATTCGCTGGTGACGGCCTGACGGGTGCGGAATTATTCACACTTTATGATACGTACGGTTTTCCTGTTGAACTGTCGATGGAAGAAGTCTACAAGCAAGAGATCAAAGTTTCAGACACCTGGCGCCAAGAATTCGACGCCAAGATGGAAGAACAGCGCCAGCGTTCGCAGACAGCCGCAAAAGGCGACTTCAAGGGCGGCCTGGGCGGACACACGATGCAACACAAAAAATACCACACCGCGACTCACCTGCTTCAGTCTGCACTTCGCGAAATTTTTGGCACTGAGCTTCGCCAACACGGTAGCAACATTACCGAAGAGCGTTTACGATTTGATTTTAATCTCGACCGTAAAATGACTGACGAAGAAAAAACAAGAGCCGAAGAACTAGTGAATGGTTGGATTGCCGAAGATCTGCCAGTTAGTTTCAAGCTTTATCCAACGCAAGAGGCGCTAGACATGGGAGCCATCGGTCCGTTTGGCGAGCGCTACGATGCTCAGGTGAAGGTTTATCAAATGGGAGAAGGCGACAAGGTCGCAAGTCTTGAAATTTGCGGTGGTCCGCATGTTGATCATACCGGCCAGTTGGCAGAAGGTGGCAAGAAGTTCAAGATTACCAAAGAAGAAGCGTCTTCCGCTGGTATTCGTCGTATTAAAGCCGTCCTAGTCTAA
- a CDS encoding TatD family hydrolase — MLIDTHCHIHEADYPLSVDDVLKRAAAQGVEKMICVGTSEQSSEDAIKFAAEHDSVYAAVGVHPHDSKDGCTKISEFAKQGVVAVGEIGLDYFYNHSSRDVQIAALESQIQTALDNNLPIIFHVREAFDDFWPVFDNFHGIRGELHSFTDIQTNLDKAFERGLFVGVNGISTFTKDPAQQKLYATVPLDKMLLETDAPFLTPTPYRGTINEPAYVSEVAKHHSAIRGISVEDVAAATTANATALFKL; from the coding sequence GTGTTGATTGATACTCATTGCCATATTCATGAGGCGGATTATCCACTTTCGGTTGACGATGTTTTAAAACGCGCAGCAGCGCAAGGCGTCGAAAAGATGATTTGCGTCGGTACGAGCGAGCAAAGTTCCGAGGACGCAATAAAGTTTGCCGCCGAACACGATAGTGTTTATGCGGCAGTCGGCGTGCACCCTCACGACTCCAAGGATGGTTGTACCAAAATTTCTGAGTTTGCCAAGCAAGGAGTTGTTGCTGTCGGTGAAATAGGTCTAGATTATTTTTATAATCATAGTTCGCGCGATGTTCAGATTGCGGCGCTTGAATCGCAGATACAGACAGCACTCGATAACAATCTACCAATCATTTTCCATGTGCGTGAAGCGTTTGATGATTTCTGGCCTGTATTTGACAATTTCCATGGTATTCGTGGCGAACTACACAGTTTTACTGACATACAGACCAATCTAGACAAGGCATTTGAACGTGGTCTTTTCGTTGGTGTTAACGGCATCAGTACGTTCACAAAAGACCCGGCGCAGCAAAAACTCTATGCAACCGTTCCTCTCGACAAAATGCTGCTCGAAACGGATGCGCCGTTCTTGACGCCTACCCCTTATCGTGGTACTATAAACGAGCCTGCATATGTGAGTGAAGTGGCGAAACACCATTCTGCGATTCGCGGAATTTCTGTCGAAGACGTGGCTGCCGCAACAACCGCAAATGCGACCGCGCTGTTTAAACTATAG
- a CDS encoding rod shape-determining protein, translated as MVLNKLRTVRQHMSSDQDYIVGLDIGTEFVKALIAKVKGEELEIVGVGRARQNVSDMHSGAIADIAGVVRNCEDALAQAEDQAGMQAKKAVIGIAGELVKGLTNTIKYRRPQPDKPLDVNEMQFIIEKVQERSQVKAQRQIALETGNEDVEVKLVNSALVSIHIDGYKVSNPIGFQGKDVSVQIYTAFAPMVHIGALERVAEDLALELVAVAAEPFAVSRSVLGTDANSTFTAILADVGGGTTDIAVVNDGGVEGTEMFGIGGRSFTRTIMTDMDLSYNDAEKLKIHLGNEQVKESVKKQAMAAVDKTLDVWLSGVELALSEFDSVDHLPSRILLCGGGASLEPLMEALSKRDWYKDLPFTKRPTVHRIKPSEVVGITDTTGTVTDHTFITAMGLLRVGYDTIMGSSDGDSLKEKVNRILRI; from the coding sequence ATGGTTCTCAATAAATTACGTACCGTGCGACAACATATGTCTTCTGACCAAGACTATATAGTTGGTCTTGATATTGGTACCGAGTTCGTCAAGGCACTGATTGCTAAGGTCAAGGGTGAAGAACTTGAGATTGTTGGCGTTGGGCGTGCTCGTCAGAATGTTAGCGACATGCATAGTGGCGCAATCGCTGATATCGCCGGCGTTGTTCGCAATTGCGAAGACGCACTTGCACAGGCAGAAGACCAAGCTGGCATGCAGGCTAAAAAGGCGGTTATAGGTATAGCAGGCGAGTTGGTTAAAGGTTTAACTAATACAATTAAGTATCGCAGGCCACAGCCCGACAAGCCACTCGACGTCAATGAAATGCAGTTCATCATAGAAAAGGTACAAGAGCGGTCGCAGGTAAAGGCGCAGCGGCAGATTGCCCTCGAAACAGGCAATGAAGACGTCGAAGTTAAGTTGGTCAACAGTGCGCTCGTTAGTATCCATATAGATGGCTACAAGGTGTCTAATCCAATCGGATTTCAAGGCAAGGACGTTTCGGTGCAGATTTACACGGCCTTTGCGCCAATGGTGCACATTGGAGCGCTCGAACGAGTAGCGGAAGATTTGGCGTTGGAGCTGGTCGCGGTGGCAGCCGAGCCGTTTGCAGTCAGTCGTAGTGTGCTCGGTACAGATGCCAACAGTACGTTTACGGCAATTCTGGCCGACGTCGGCGGTGGTACTACAGACATAGCTGTAGTAAACGATGGCGGAGTTGAAGGCACCGAAATGTTTGGTATAGGGGGCCGCAGCTTTACGCGGACAATCATGACCGACATGGATCTTAGTTATAATGACGCCGAAAAATTAAAAATACACCTAGGCAACGAACAAGTGAAAGAAAGTGTCAAAAAGCAGGCAATGGCCGCTGTCGACAAAACGTTGGACGTTTGGCTTTCCGGCGTTGAACTAGCGCTCAGCGAATTTGACTCCGTTGATCATTTGCCGAGTCGCATTTTACTCTGCGGCGGTGGCGCTAGCCTGGAACCACTCATGGAAGCCCTGAGTAAGCGCGATTGGTACAAAGATTTACCATTTACCAAGCGACCGACAGTTCATCGCATTAAGCCGTCGGAAGTCGTAGGCATTACCGACACGACGGGTACTGTAACTGATCATACATTCATAACCGCAATGGGGCTTTTGCGGGTTGGCTATGATACAATTATGGGCAGCAGCGACGGCGATAGCCTCAAGGAAAAAGTTAATCGCATACTGAGAATTTAA